The Leisingera caerulea DSM 24564 genome contains a region encoding:
- a CDS encoding DUF1223 domain-containing protein, which produces MRFPASIMTVLALALPVYGQSAAEPVVVELYTSQGCSSCPPADALLHELAARPDVLPLALHVDYWDYIGWKDKFAKPAHTRRQKGYARSGGRRMIYTPQMIIMGQDDVVGADAVEVAEAIEKHQKQPRPVALKLQRQGGKLVIRLQPRAGMPDGRLLVQLVRFTPERTVSITRGELAGKTFTYANVVEDWKVAAEWDGTEPLELTVPLTGSQPAAVLVQEAPYGPVIAAARAD; this is translated from the coding sequence ATGAGATTTCCGGCGTCGATCATGACGGTTCTGGCCCTGGCCCTGCCAGTGTATGGCCAATCAGCCGCAGAACCCGTGGTGGTGGAGCTGTACACTTCGCAGGGCTGTTCGTCCTGCCCGCCGGCGGATGCGCTGCTGCACGAACTGGCCGCGCGCCCCGACGTGCTGCCGCTGGCGCTGCATGTGGACTATTGGGATTACATCGGCTGGAAGGACAAATTCGCCAAGCCCGCCCACACGCGGCGGCAGAAGGGGTATGCCCGTTCCGGCGGGCGGCGGATGATTTATACGCCGCAGATGATCATCATGGGCCAGGACGACGTTGTCGGGGCCGATGCCGTGGAAGTCGCCGAAGCCATTGAAAAGCATCAGAAGCAGCCGCGCCCGGTGGCGCTGAAACTGCAGCGGCAGGGTGGCAAACTGGTGATCCGTCTGCAGCCGCGGGCCGGGATGCCGGACGGCCGCCTGCTGGTGCAGCTGGTGCGCTTTACCCCGGAACGCACCGTCAGCATCACCCGCGGCGAACTGGCCGGGAAGACGTTTACCTATGCAAATGTGGTGGAGGACTGGAAGGTGGCGGCAGAGTGGGACGGCACAGAGCCGCTGGAACTGACGGTGCCGCTCACCGGCAGCCAGCCCGCCGCAGTGCTGGTGCAGGAGGCGCCGTACGGCCCGGTCATCGCCGCGGCCCGGGCTGACTGA